The genomic segment CCCCGTCCGGTCCTCGGGCGGGGGAGCTTTTCACCGTCGACGATCATCGCCGAACAGCTTCAGTCGCCGATCACGTCACGGCTGACATCGCTGCAACAGAGGCATTCCCTAAGCCGCAGCGGCATTCCCGCGGACGGCGGGCACGCCGTCGAGCATACCGCGGACGCTGATGTCCTCGTCCACGTCAGGCCAGTGGATTCCGTGACCCGACCCGATGAGGCGCCAGTTCGCACGCTGGACGGGTGTCGCGTCCGAGAGCCGCCACGACCATGCGAGCGGAACGCTGATCGTGCGGCCGTCCGCCAACTC from the Longimicrobiaceae bacterium genome contains:
- a CDS encoding DUF2442 domain-containing protein, yielding MSTVLKVDPRVTSVRVTDDSITAELADGRTISVPLAWSWRLSDATPVQRANWRLIGSGHGIHWPDVDEDISVRGMLDGVPAVRGNAAAA